ATACCCGTCACCCGCGGCAGAGCGCCCTCTACGACGTGGTGGGCCCGGTATGCGAGACCGGTGACTTCCTGGGCAAGGAGCGCGAACTGGCCATCGCCCCCGGCGACCTGCTGGCGGTGCGCTCCGCCGGGGCCTATGGCTTCGTGATGGCCTCCAACTACAACAGCCGGCCCCGCCCCGCCGAGGTGATGGTGGACGGCGAGGAGGCCCACCTGGTGCGTCGCCGCGAACGCCGCGAGGAGCTGTGGGCAGGCGAGGCACTGCTGCCGGAAGAGCCGCTGCCGGAGGGCTCGCGCTGATGCTGCTGCATTTCACCAAGATGCATGGCCTCGGCAACGACTTCATGGTGGTCGACCTGGTGACCCAGCGCGCCCACTTCACCGACGCCCAGGTGCGCCGCCTGGCCGACCGCCGCTTCGGCGTCGGCTTCGACCAGTTGCTGGTGGTCGAGCCGCCCCGGGACCCGGACATGGATTTCCGCTACCGCATCTACAACGCCGACGGCAGCGAGGTGGAGAACTGCGGCAATGGCGCGCGCTGCTTCGCCCGCTTCGTGCGCGACCAGCGCCTGACCCACAAGCGCGAGATTCACGTCGAGACCGCCGGCGGCGCCCTGGTGCTGAACGTGGAGGACGACGGCCGCATCCGCGTCGACATGGGCGAACCGCGCTTCGCCCCCGAGGCACTGCCCTTCACGACTGAGCTTTTCGACGCCACCGAGGACCGCGTGCTGCACGCCCTGGAGGTGGACGGCGAGCACCTCGAGGTGGGGGTGGTCTCCATGGGCAATCCCCATGCGGTGCTGCGGGTCGATGACGTCGACAGCGCCCCGGTCGAGCGCCTGGGCCCGGCCCTCGAGGCCCATCCGCGCTTCCCCAGGCGGGTCAACGCCGGCTTCATGCAGGTCGTCTCGGCGCACGAGATCCGCCTGAGGGTGTACGAGCGGGGTAGCGGCGAGACCCTGGCCTGCGGTACCGGCGCCTGCGCCGCCGTGGCCAGCGGCATCCGCCAGGGACTGCTGGAGAGCCCGGTCCGAGTACATCTTCCGGGGGGCGAGCTGAGCATAGAGTGGGCCGGTCCCGGCACCCCCCTGACCATGACCGGCCCCGCCGAACGCGTCTTCGACGGCCGCCTGGTACTCTATTGACACACCCAACTGACGCACTCAACTGACACACCCACTGAAGCGCACATCCGATTCCGCGCCCCCGCGAGGAGATGGCATGCCACGAGCCGCACCTGAACCGCGCAAGACTCTCGACCCCGACCGGGTCGCCGAATGGCTGGCCACCCATCCCGACTTCTTCGTCGGCCGTGAGGGGCTGCTGCAACAGCTCAAGGTGCCCCACCCCGAGGCGCGTGGCGCCACCTCGCTGCTCGAGCGCCTGGTCCACGACCTGCGCACCCGCGCCGAACAGGCCGAGTGGCGCCTGGAGCAGTTGCTGGAGTCGGCCCGCCACAACGAGGCCCAGTACCGGCGTACCCGCGAGCTGGTGCTGGCGCTGGTGGAGGCCCAGGACCGCGACGCCCTGGGCCAGGCACTGGCCACCCAGCTCGGCGAGCGCTTCGCCACGCCGGCGGTGGCGCTGTGGTGTCCGCCCAGCCTCTCCGATAGCGAGCCACACCCGCCCCAGGCGCCCCGCCAGGTGCTCGACGAGCACGCCGGGTCACGCCTGGCGGCGCTGCTCGACGGCCGCACCAGTCGCTGCACCCGCCTGACACCCACCGACTGGAAGCGCCTGCTGCCCCATGCCTCCGCGCCGCGTCGCTCGGGCTCCTGCGCCATCACCCGACTGAGCCTGGGCGAGCCGCTGGGTTACCTGGTGCTGGCCAGCCCCGACCAGGAGCACTTCCGGGCCAGCATGGACACCCTGTTCACCGAGTATGTGGGCGACGTGGTGGCGCGACTGCTGGTCTGCCTCGGCCCCGGCCATGCCTAGCCCCGGGCCGCTCGCCGGCGAGGTGGAGACCTTCCTGGCGAGGCTCTCGCGCACCGCCAGCCCCGCCACCCTGGACGCCTATCGGCGCGACCTGAGCCGCCTGCTCGCCTTCCTGGACGAGCAGGCGGTGACGACCTGGCGCCAGTGGG
The Halomonas sp. H10-9-1 DNA segment above includes these coding regions:
- a CDS encoding DUF484 family protein, whose product is MPRAAPEPRKTLDPDRVAEWLATHPDFFVGREGLLQQLKVPHPEARGATSLLERLVHDLRTRAEQAEWRLEQLLESARHNEAQYRRTRELVLALVEAQDRDALGQALATQLGERFATPAVALWCPPSLSDSEPHPPQAPRQVLDEHAGSRLAALLDGRTSRCTRLTPTDWKRLLPHASAPRRSGSCAITRLSLGEPLGYLVLASPDQEHFRASMDTLFTEYVGDVVARLLVCLGPGHA
- the dapF gene encoding diaminopimelate epimerase, translated to MLLHFTKMHGLGNDFMVVDLVTQRAHFTDAQVRRLADRRFGVGFDQLLVVEPPRDPDMDFRYRIYNADGSEVENCGNGARCFARFVRDQRLTHKREIHVETAGGALVLNVEDDGRIRVDMGEPRFAPEALPFTTELFDATEDRVLHALEVDGEHLEVGVVSMGNPHAVLRVDDVDSAPVERLGPALEAHPRFPRRVNAGFMQVVSAHEIRLRVYERGSGETLACGTGACAAVASGIRQGLLESPVRVHLPGGELSIEWAGPGTPLTMTGPAERVFDGRLVLY